A genomic segment from Poecilia reticulata strain Guanapo linkage group LG3, Guppy_female_1.0+MT, whole genome shotgun sequence encodes:
- the LOC103462344 gene encoding high choriolytic enzyme 1-like — translation MMLLTALLCGLLSTSQPLFVKTDDNAGNNIEDDDFSVSTLLEKANANLGKNLDDPLVMFGDIALPTGLRNADPCTARGCLWNKDQDGNVYIPYRISNQFSQRERSIIIRGLESFHNSTCLRFRPQQRESDFVDIQSRSGCWSFVGRRGGGQVVSLMRNGCVFHQIVQHELLHALGFNHEQTRSDRDSNVRILLQNVIPGQEHNFRKIQTNNLGTPYDYNSVMHYGRFAFSRNREPTIVPIPDPNVEIGRATQMSQNDILRVNRLYQCNSTVLKNKQSALGMQFL, via the exons ATGATGCTCCTAACTGCTCTCCTCTGTGGGCTCCTGTCCACATCACAG CCTTTATTTGTAAAGACTGATGACAACGCTG GCAACAACATTGAGGACGATGACTTCAGTGTCTCCACCCTGCTGGAAAAGGCCAATGCTAACCTGG GGAAGAACTTGGATGACCCTCTGGTGATGTTTGGAGACATTGCCTTGCCAACGGGTCTACGGAATGCTGATCCCTGCACCGCTCGAGGCTGCCTGTGGAATAAAGACCAGGACGGCAACGTCTACATTCCTTACAGGATTTCCAACCAGTTCT ctcaaagagaaagaagcatcATCATCAGAGGTCTGGAGTCATTTCATAACTCAACTTGCCTTCGCTTCAGGCCCCAACAAAGGGAAAGTGACTTTGTGGACATCCAGTCCCGCTCTGG GTGCTGGTCTTTTGTTGGCCGTCGTGGCGGCGGTCAGGTGGTGTCGCTGATGCGCAACGGGTGTGTTTTTCATCAGATTGTCCAGCATGAGCTGCTACATGCTTTAGGCTTCAACCATGAACAGACCCGCTCCGACAGGGACAGTAACGTCCGCATCCTTCTGCAGAACGTCATCCCTG GACAGGAGCATAACTTCAGGAAAATCCAGACCAATAACCTTGGCACTCCCTATGACTACAACTCTGTCATGCACTATGGAAG ATTTGCCTTCTCTAGGAACAGAGAGCCAACCATTGTTCCCATCCCCGACCCAAACGTAGAGATTGGAAGAGCCACCCAGATGAGTCAGAATGACATCCTCCGGGTGAATCGCCTCTATCAATGCA ATTCAACTGTTCTTAAGAATAAACAATCTGCGTTGGGAATGCAGTTCCTCTGA